The Malus domestica chromosome 17, GDT2T_hap1 genome contains the following window.
gtcatcctctgtgcttcgtggcaaggtagactagcaaacatgcccaacctttactcacattcgagaaaacacccccaacaagattgcttgctccaaaatcgaagaggcaccgccctccgaatctcgagagctagactcctaacatgattactttctcaaaaatcgaagagagggtaaaggaacagtaccactgctggataattggaaagtccctgtgtgtcaacctctgtgcttcgtggcaaggtagactagcaaacatgcccaacctttactcatattcgagaaaacactcccaactcccaacatgattactttctcaaaaatcgaagacatcgctctccgaatctcgagagccagacccccagcatgattgctttctcaaaaatcgaagacaccgctctccgaatctcgagagccagacccccagcatgattgctttctcaaaaatcgaagaggcatcgttctccgaatctcgagagccagatccccgacaggattgcttgttcgaaaaccgaagaggcaccactttcccaacttcaagagccggatctccttggataaagcttgtctgtaatcttcacacgcaacatcagctttccagataccacagaccactttttcaaagtgctctgacagagttaaaacttgtgaagctggcagctcccactaccgtgctatgaccaagcagggtaaaggaatagcattattacttgatgttagggagactcctatatatggcgacctccatccccaacggacaggcagacctgcaaaaatgctcaacccttcctcttatctgagagggcactcccaacgaagcctttcaaaatattcagctttctttccccccgataatacctctgtaaacaagctatactagagcaagaatatctcatatcaccagggttaaaagcaagagtatcccatatcatgctttttccctgtcttttcctttgaccttgttcttacctgcaagacaaggagaaagagagcaatcagtcagcacttggaatcaagcttccagccaggaactgactgcctggaaccccttaccctggcattgctctcgagtactcatcttcaacatcttatgcttccaaggaagataccgcatctgcctgaggatagggcaagtgagaaggatacaaggaagcatgtggagacaagcgtaacagcacacgtgccgatatatccactactctgtcaaaagcaaaagtatcccatatcagcagggtcgaacgtactctagatttgatggacttgttttgaccctcaaattcttcagtcggccttatactttggaggaaaccagaaaaccctccagcccagttcaagaataagcctgtggaaagttacttcttcaaaagcaaaagtatcccatatcatctcttctcatttttcttctctttatccttcatgctgcctgcaagatagggagaatgtgaacaatcagccggagctctgattgcttaccttgtctgttacctctttcagcagatcccctagctcggcgacttggaggactcctactacatggtttgtatcgcgcttgaccaagcctgaaactacaagtaagcttcaagtgacattgatacattaccttgtgcatctccaccagttacagataccacccctggatggaggaagagtacttccagagaagattccacatctacctatgagacagataaggaaagtcaagccgataccacactccgggacttagaagtttcgtggttacgagatcattctcccacaatatttcctaatgtcatttgtactaaatcattcacttgtactccctaaaggagagcttgaacctatgtacttgtgtaaacccttcacaattaatgagaactcctctattccgtggacgtagccaatctgggtgaatcacgtacatcttgtgtttgctttcctatctctatccatttatatacttatccacactaatgaccggagcaatctagcgaagatcacaaaaagtgaccgttttcgctacctaggatctatcttgcaagagaacggagaattagatggagatctcaaccatagaatccaagctggatggatgaagtgtaagagtgtatccggcgtgttgtgtgatcgtcgtaggccactgaagctcaagggaaaattttataggacggcaataaggccaacgatgttgtatggcacagaatgttgggcggtgaagcatcaacatgtacacaaaatgggtgtagcggagatgaggatgcttcgggggatgtatgggcacacgagaaaggataagattgggaatgaggatatccaaggtaaagtaggaatagccaaaattgaaggaaatatgagagaaaatcggttccggtggtttggacatgtgcaaagaaggcctactgacgctccggttcgaaaatgtgactacgggacagaagttcagggccgaaggggtagaggaagacctaggaaaactttggaagagaccctaagaaaagacttgattacttggatctaacggaggacatgacacaaaaccgagcgcaatggcgttctaggattcatatagccgaccccacttagtgggaaaaggctttgttgttgttgttgtatttctcTTGTTTAATTCGGTTGCAATGTGCAGATATATAGTAGATGCATTGTGAGTTGTGAGTTAGTTTCATTGCGCATTGGTTGATGACTTGAAAATAACTAGTATGCTGCTGCAGCTTGTATTTGCAGGGTGGTGTGAAAGACGTTATTTTGGGGATGGAGGACGGGAAAGAGCAACGGGTGGATGAGGGGTCTGAAAAATCTTCCCCAGAGGAGGTTGTGATTATACTTTGGTTTCCCAAGATGCTTAATACTTGTTATTGTAAAGAACCTTATGGAGAAATACGTACAAAATTGTTTGTATCAAAATCTTTGTGCTGCTATAGAGGATTGACCCAAGTTTGTTTTTCTAGGAGGAAGTTATAAAGAAAAAGTATGGTGGAATCATTCCAAAAAAACCACCACTAATTTCAAAGGTGATATTTGAATTTGATAATGCTCAGATCTTACGTCCTGTTCGAATTATATGCTAGCTGTACTGTTTTTAGTCTAAGACTTTTTCTATTGATCTCAGGACCATGAACGCGCTTATTTTGATTCTGCTGACTGGGCACTAGGAAAGGTAGCCTTCCCAACACTAACAATACCCGCCAGTTGCAACAGTAGGAAACAATTATTTTGTTAATGATTTCATATCATTTGATGATTTTTGGATGATAACAGCAAGGTGTTGAAAAGCCAAAAGGACCACTTGAAGCCCTTCGGCCAAAATTACAGGTATTTCCCATTTTCTGTCTTGGTTGTGTCCACCTTATCATTCGGATTTGGCTTTCGAGAGTTTTTGGACCTGTTGAACCATGTTTTGTGGTATGTTAAAAACTCTGTATTTAATAATCTACATGCTGTGATGTCAACTAGTTGACGGCTATTTACTGATTTTGGCACGAGAAGCAGATGAAGTTACTTTAGTATTATTGGTAGTTAGGTAGCTTTGGTTGAATACAATGTTGTTCGGAAGTCTTGATTAGGCCACAGTATCAGGCTTTTAGATGAGATGGCAAACTTGTATGCGCtcaccacaagacaacgatgttCTAAAATTCATGATATATTGTTTGGAGTGTGATGTAGCAGAAgaataccattctctttgataaGTATTGCATATAAATGGCACCATGCCAAGTAGTTGCATCTTAAGTATAATCTTGCTGGAGCATGATGCTAGAGTTGGAACAAATCCTTTATGTTTTCGGATTAGATACATCAATATTCATATTTTTCTATTCGTGTCAATCTGCTCTCCTCCTCACCTCCTACCCTCTTATGCATTAGCGGTTTCAAGGACATAATTTAGACATTCCATGGTTctccttagttattttattgCTGCTTTAATACTCTTTTTTGTTTCGTGCTTCAGCCCACACAGCAGCAAACACGATACAGAAAGTCTCCTTGTGCTCCAGCAGATGGTGAAGGTATGCTAAACATTAGAATTCCATAAAGCCATTTCCGTTAATGAACTGTTCTTTCCAAATTGTTTCTCCGAATAtttaaaaaggaaagaaagaaaagaaaagccaTTTACGTTGTTATACTACTTTGCGTAGATGGAGGAAGTCCGGCTTCTGAGGATACAGCTGCCAACGAATGAaggagcttttggtgttttgatctTGTAAGAACCTCAGACTGTTATTGTGATACCTAATATTGTGCTGGGTAATATTCTGTTCCTGACAACAGACTTGGTGAAGATGATGTGATCATGTCTATAAAACATGCATTGCCCCAACGTTACTGCCTTTGAAACTAAACTGTAACTTCTGGCGTTCCAAGTTTTGATGCGGGACGTTATTGCTTTTCTTATTAACAATGATAGAGCTacttacaaaattaaaaaaacctaaatGGTTATTCACTCTTTTCAGCATCTTATTTCTGGTTTACATACGATTCTTGAGTGTCACCAGTTTTGTACAACCATCTCCTTGAGTGTCACCAGTTTTGTacaaccatctctctctctctctctctctctctctctctctctctctctctctctctctctctctctctctctctctctctctctctctctctctctctctctctctctctctctctctctctctctctctctctctctctctctctcgttacACATGGTTGTATACAACTAGTGATTTAAGGCAGGTTATCTTTACATATATGCATTTTTCTTGTGAAATGATTTTTACACCACTTTTATTACCCTCTAGCACTCCCTTTCTTCTAGCTTTAGTATTGAGTTGACCGAAGCAGAATTAACGGACATAACTAAACAGAAGAGTGCAAGAGGACAAAAGGGGAGCGAAGGTCACTTCCGatatattgtttttgtttttgattttcACTAACTAGGTAGTTTCATAGATCTCAACAAATCAACTCCTGTATAATTTTCATAGCTCTAAGCATGTGGACAAGGGGTTAAGCAAATATGGATAGGGGCAAATTCCTCTTTTCCCAATTGAAATTGACTGCTGGGTGAATATAAAACATAcctcttattaaaaaaaaaaattaggatttttatcacaaatgatatTTGAAATTAACCCTTACAAGATGGTccatgaaattaaaaatcaattaatatagttcttgaaaataggtgttgcaaatcaatgtagtcTTTCCATCACAATTCTAAAAATTCCGATAAgtgctgatgtgacacataaatgtgGTTCATCTGTCacaattctataaaaaaatttgttatgtgttgatgtgggttcaataattaataaaaaaggttgtctaaatacctttttgcacaacggattttatttttattttttatagtaGGGCCTATTTCGAAAAGAGATCACTTCCATAAATTCTCCAAAGACACAagacttagggctggtttggtattgctgtgctttgaaaaaaaactgctgtgagaataagcggctgtgaaataaatcagcagagtgtttggtaaacttttttgtaaaactgcttttggaaaaaaaagcagtctaatagttggtcttttcattaaagaagcactgtagctccgtgtgctttgaaaaaaagccagttttccaaagctgcaaatagcagcttcagctttttcctttgatttcagcttattctcacagcagcttccaaaataagccattttttttcaatttaccaaacacctaaaaccctcacagctttttttcatgggtgctttttttttaagcacctcactcccaaactaggtcttaaCCAAGGCCTAAGAGGGGGTatggaaatagttttcaaccaacaatagaTGCACCTCAtttataacctcattatctcaaggcaGACCTTGCCATTCTTTGCATCACCAGACCACCAAGGAAGCGCCGAACAAGTTCTCtaagattaaggttgtgaggatgttgattGCCTAAATATTAATTGTGATGTCTTAGAAGTCGTTGCCAATCGGCCAAGCCGTCACTAAAGGTGATCTCGATCCAGGTTTAATTCGGCAAAGGTGTCGAAGTGTGTAAAGATGGGTGTATTGAGAATTTTTTAGAGAATAGAAAGCGAAGGAGGTAGAAAAATGTGGACAGAGATCAACGGTGATTGCAAgattgggtttttgggttgacatttttcttattaactattaaattattaagcatatttgtaatttttttaaaatttaattagacttgtgtgaCGTGActcatttatgtgtcacattagCACATAACATAATTTTTGACAGAATTATGATTGAAGGACTATATTGATTTGAGATACTTTTGCGAGACTACATTGAtccatttttaatttcaatGACTATTTTGAATTCATGGGTTAATTTCGGGGACTATTTTGATGTCACGAGTCAATTTTAAGGACCatttgtaagaaaaaaaatatggggCCCATTTATGTGCTACATTAGCACTTAACagaatttttaacaaaattgtgACGGAAGTATCACAtcgatttgcgacacctattttcaaggactacattgattgatttttaattttagagaccatcttgatggtgatgATTAATTTCAgtgatcatttgtgataaaaaccaaaaaaattatttatgacTTGTCCGACCATACATTTAAACTttttaatcaaacaaaaaaagaaagaaaaaaaaatgattcaaGTAGGTAATAATAGGTCTCTACATATTGAGAGATTTGTCAGCGTGCAGAGCACGGTTTGGTACATTGAGTATACAATTGGCtggaatttgaaaaaaaaaaagtttataacCACCTGTATTATACTATTGTGACACTTGGCGTAATAACACTTTGCATATCACGTTGTGTTTCTAgaatattaaaaatttattctATGTATTGGCCCCACTACAAAGGACTTGAATTGTTTGCCCTTCCCATTTCATACCTTTCTCATCCCTTCATATTTCTGTGGTCATAattaagctacgtcaacattttatattaatttttttattgaaataataagacaaaaaataataggaatataaaaggttgacgtggcttaaccataaccacaaaaataaaaggggATGAAAAGGGTATGATTCCAAACAAATTCATAGTCATACCAGGCTATCATGTCCAACATCACACCCATCTACATCATATCTTAATTATCCTTTGggattttcagattttaagtTATATGGCCAGTCGGGACCATTGTCAGGAGGATGAATGTCTTGTCAAAAGAAAGG
Protein-coding sequences here:
- the LOC103432308 gene encoding uncharacterized protein, translated to MEDGKEQRVDEGSEKSSPEEEEVIKKKYGGIIPKKPPLISKDHERAYFDSADWALGKQGVEKPKGPLEALRPKLQPTQQQTRYRKSPCAPADGEDGGSPASEDTAANE